A single window of Modestobacter italicus DNA harbors:
- a CDS encoding uroporphyrinogen decarboxylase family protein, with translation MALPLPPLPTTVVGSLPQPDWLIDRDRLGHQFPPRVRARELWRIPPEHLQEAQDDATLAAVRAQELAGLDIVGDGEIRRESYSNHFATRLEGLDLDSPGTVRNRSGMDIPVPRVTGEIRRPEPVQVEDVRFLRAHTDRAVKMTVPGPFTMTQQAQDDHYGDDRLLALAYADVVRAEIADLFAAGADIVQLDEPWLQARPEVARRYGVEVLTRALADAPGPVHVHVCFGYAAMVAERPEGYSVLPELADVPAAAISVETAQSHLDPATLRPLRGTGVALGVLDLSTPEVETPEVVADRVRRALDHVDVDRLVLSSDCGLKYLPRASAAGKMRSLAQAAAIVRAEL, from the coding sequence ATGGCGCTCCCGCTCCCCCCGTTGCCCACGACCGTCGTCGGCAGCCTGCCCCAGCCGGACTGGCTGATCGACCGCGACCGGCTCGGGCACCAGTTCCCGCCGCGGGTGCGGGCCCGCGAGCTCTGGCGGATCCCGCCGGAGCACCTGCAGGAGGCCCAGGACGACGCCACCCTGGCCGCCGTCCGGGCGCAGGAGCTGGCCGGGCTGGACATCGTCGGCGACGGCGAGATCCGCCGGGAGTCCTACTCCAACCACTTCGCCACCCGGCTGGAGGGCCTGGACCTCGACTCCCCCGGCACCGTGCGCAACCGCTCCGGGATGGACATCCCCGTGCCGCGGGTGACCGGGGAGATCCGCCGTCCGGAGCCGGTGCAGGTCGAGGACGTGCGGTTCCTGCGGGCGCACACCGACCGGGCGGTCAAGATGACCGTCCCCGGGCCGTTCACGATGACCCAGCAGGCGCAGGACGACCACTACGGCGACGACCGCCTCCTGGCGCTGGCCTACGCCGACGTCGTCCGGGCCGAGATCGCCGACCTGTTCGCCGCCGGCGCGGACATCGTGCAGCTGGACGAGCCGTGGCTGCAGGCCCGGCCGGAGGTGGCCCGGCGCTACGGCGTGGAGGTCCTCACCCGGGCCCTCGCCGACGCCCCCGGACCGGTGCACGTGCACGTCTGCTTCGGCTACGCGGCGATGGTCGCCGAGCGGCCGGAGGGCTACTCGGTGCTGCCGGAGCTGGCCGACGTCCCGGCCGCGGCAATCTCGGTGGAGACGGCGCAGTCTCACCTGGACCCGGCCACGCTGCGGCCGCTGCGCGGGACGGGCGTCGCGCTCGGCGTGCTGGACCTGTCGACGCCGGAGGTGGAGACGCCCGAGGTCGTCGCCGACCGGGTGCGGCGGGCGCTGGACCACGTCGACGTCGACCGGCTGGTGCTGTCCAGCGACTGCGGGCTGAAGTACCTGCCGCGGGCGTCGGCGGCGGGCAAGATGCGCTCCCTCGCCCAGGCCGCGGCGATCGTGCGCGCCGAGCTCTGA
- a CDS encoding APC family permease, with amino-acid sequence MQKSDVPSPAPPDSEDTALRRAVSGKLLYVFVLGDVLGAGIYALVGEIAGEVGGAIWVPMLAALLLALLTAASYAELVTKYPRAGGSAVFAERAFGRPVVSFLVGFCMLAAGVTSAAGLALAFAGDYLSVFLDVPAVPAALVFLLVVALVNARGIKESVRANVVMTVIEVSGLLLVVVLGAIVLGRGDGDVSRVVEFPDGVSAGSAVLAAAVLAYYSFVGFETSANIAEEVRDVRRVYPRALFGALLTAGVVYVLVGLVASIVLPAGELSSSTGPLLTVVQATGIAVPDRLFSAIALIAVANGALLTMIMASRMVFGLAGQRLLPPALGAVLPGRRTPWVAIVLTTAVAMALTLVGDLGELANIVVLLLLLVFLSTNVSVLVLRRDRVEAEHFTAPVVLPVLAIASCLLLLWQQDGTTWLRAGLMLLVGVALYLLAQAPWWRGSEERAEVASTSAP; translated from the coding sequence GTGCAGAAGTCCGACGTCCCCTCCCCCGCGCCGCCCGACTCCGAGGACACCGCCCTGCGCCGGGCGGTGAGCGGGAAGCTGCTCTACGTCTTCGTGCTGGGCGACGTGCTGGGGGCCGGCATCTACGCCCTGGTCGGCGAGATCGCCGGCGAGGTGGGCGGCGCGATCTGGGTCCCCATGCTGGCCGCGCTGCTGCTGGCGCTGCTGACCGCCGCCTCCTACGCCGAGCTGGTCACCAAGTACCCGCGGGCGGGCGGGTCGGCGGTGTTCGCCGAGCGCGCCTTCGGCCGGCCGGTGGTGTCCTTCCTGGTCGGCTTCTGCATGCTCGCCGCCGGCGTCACCAGCGCGGCCGGGCTGGCCCTGGCGTTCGCCGGCGACTACCTGTCGGTCTTCCTCGACGTGCCCGCCGTCCCGGCGGCCCTGGTCTTCCTGCTGGTGGTGGCCCTGGTCAACGCCCGCGGGATCAAGGAGTCGGTGCGGGCCAACGTGGTGATGACCGTGATCGAGGTGTCCGGGCTGCTGCTGGTCGTGGTGCTCGGCGCGATCGTGCTCGGCCGGGGCGACGGCGACGTCAGCCGGGTCGTGGAGTTCCCGGACGGGGTGTCGGCCGGGTCGGCGGTGCTGGCCGCCGCGGTGCTCGCCTACTACTCCTTCGTCGGGTTCGAGACCTCGGCCAACATCGCCGAGGAGGTGCGCGACGTGCGCCGGGTCTACCCGCGGGCGCTGTTCGGGGCGCTGCTGACGGCCGGCGTGGTCTACGTGCTGGTCGGGCTGGTCGCCTCGATCGTCCTGCCGGCCGGCGAGCTGTCCTCCTCCACCGGCCCGCTGCTCACCGTCGTGCAGGCCACCGGCATCGCCGTCCCGGACCGGCTGTTCAGCGCCATCGCCCTGATCGCCGTCGCCAACGGCGCGCTGCTGACCATGATCATGGCCAGCCGGATGGTGTTCGGCCTGGCCGGGCAGCGGCTGCTGCCCCCGGCGCTGGGCGCGGTGCTGCCGGGCCGGCGCACGCCCTGGGTGGCGATCGTGCTGACCACCGCCGTCGCCATGGCGCTCACCCTGGTCGGGGACCTCGGCGAGCTGGCCAACATCGTCGTCCTGCTGCTCCTGCTGGTCTTCCTGAGCACGAACGTGTCGGTGCTCGTGCTGCGCCGGGACCGGGTCGAGGCCGAGCACTTCACCGCACCGGTCGTGCTGCCGGTGCTGGCCATCGCCTCCTGCCTGCTGCTGCTGTGGCAGCAGGACGGCACCACCTGGCTGCGCGCCGGGCTGATGCTGCTGGTCGGCGTCGCGCTGTACCTGCTGGCCCAGGCGCCGTGGTGGCGGGGCTCCGAGGAGCGCGCCGAGGTGGCGTCAACGAGCGCTCCGTGA
- a CDS encoding NADPH-dependent F420 reductase yields MTTIGLIGSGNIGSTVARLAVAAGYDVVVSNSRGPETLADLVAELGPRARAATAFDAAEAGDLVVVTVPLKNYREVPVEPLRGKVVIDTNNYYPDRDGRIAELDDESTTTSELLQAHLPESHVVKTFNSIYVDQLGTLHRPAGDPERSALPIAGDDAAAKATVAEFLDAIGYDSHDVGPLAEGWRFQRDTAAYVMIYAAPGPDAPNGPGRPVGRQALTEALAEAVRYRDM; encoded by the coding sequence ATGACGACGATCGGACTCATCGGCAGCGGGAACATCGGCAGCACCGTGGCACGGCTGGCGGTCGCCGCCGGCTACGACGTGGTGGTCAGCAACAGCCGTGGCCCGGAGACCCTCGCCGACCTCGTGGCCGAGCTCGGCCCGCGGGCCCGGGCGGCCACCGCCTTCGACGCCGCCGAGGCCGGCGACCTCGTGGTGGTCACCGTGCCGCTGAAGAACTACCGGGAGGTGCCGGTCGAGCCGCTGCGCGGCAAGGTCGTGATCGACACCAACAACTACTACCCCGACCGCGACGGGCGGATCGCCGAGCTCGACGACGAGTCGACCACCACCAGCGAGCTCCTGCAGGCGCACCTGCCGGAGTCGCACGTGGTCAAGACGTTCAACAGCATCTACGTCGACCAGCTCGGCACCCTGCACCGCCCGGCAGGCGACCCCGAGCGCTCGGCCCTCCCGATCGCCGGCGACGACGCGGCGGCCAAGGCGACGGTCGCGGAGTTCCTCGACGCCATCGGCTACGACTCCCACGACGTCGGCCCGCTCGCGGAGGGCTGGCGCTTCCAGCGCGACACCGCCGCCTACGTGATGATCTACGCGGCTCCCGGCCCTGACGCCCCCAACGGCCCCGGCCGCCCGGTGGGCCGCCAGGCGCTGACGGAGGCGCTGGCCGAGGCGGTCCGCTACCGCGACATGTGA
- the ggh gene encoding glucosylglycerate hydrolase, whose translation MTVSQPSAVEIGLMSGRAGYVLRANDRGAFTVASPTLYPHMWSWDAGFVALGIATVSVPRALAELRSLLSGQWATGMIPHILFHQPSDYFPGPDRWRTQVAAARPAGVLTSGICQPPIHVIALSRILHDARRRGGADQELAEDFVRETFDQWLAWHSYLATARDPYSYGLVEIHHGWESGMDDSPRWDAPYANVHPQPDMPPFVRADLAHVTDPSQRPTDAEYARYLWLLEQKVRSRYDDAVYRSTGDFVVGDVLVSALLAAASDLLADMGEELGIGQGAAGGVEQSRAIARRFRTGVLRSVDPATGLARDLDLRTGGWLDVESAAGFAPLLCGGDDALTRRQRDLLLGPRWCGHSRLRWPVVPSVSPASPAFRGEKYWRGPQWPVLNWLMAWALNRSGEQEAANQLRLAGLSQLVDCDFAEYYQPMTGETLGSRDQSWTAAIALDFLAARRPAQRRPVRWLTSELPRITPAQRAANAAGLHPGHVAGHRPPHTRGPATAPDGHLP comes from the coding sequence ATGACCGTGTCCCAACCCAGCGCCGTGGAGATCGGGCTGATGTCCGGCCGGGCCGGCTACGTCCTCCGGGCCAACGACCGGGGCGCGTTCACCGTGGCCTCACCGACCCTCTACCCGCACATGTGGAGCTGGGACGCCGGCTTCGTGGCGCTCGGCATCGCCACGGTGTCGGTGCCGCGGGCGCTCGCCGAGCTGCGCAGCCTGCTGTCGGGCCAGTGGGCGACCGGGATGATCCCGCACATCCTGTTCCACCAGCCCAGCGACTACTTCCCCGGACCCGACCGCTGGCGCACCCAGGTCGCCGCCGCCCGCCCGGCCGGGGTGCTCACCTCGGGCATCTGCCAGCCGCCGATCCACGTCATCGCGCTCTCCCGGATCCTGCACGACGCCCGCCGCCGGGGCGGGGCGGACCAGGAGCTGGCCGAGGACTTCGTGCGGGAGACCTTCGACCAGTGGCTGGCCTGGCACTCCTACCTGGCGACCGCCCGCGACCCGTACTCCTACGGCCTGGTCGAGATCCACCACGGCTGGGAGTCCGGCATGGACGACTCACCGCGCTGGGACGCCCCGTACGCCAACGTGCACCCGCAGCCGGACATGCCGCCGTTCGTCCGCGCCGACCTGGCGCACGTCACCGACCCCTCGCAGCGGCCCACCGACGCCGAGTACGCCCGCTACCTCTGGCTGCTCGAGCAGAAGGTGCGCTCCCGCTACGACGACGCCGTCTACCGCTCGACCGGGGACTTCGTCGTCGGCGACGTGCTGGTGTCGGCGCTGCTGGCCGCGGCCAGCGACCTGCTCGCCGACATGGGCGAGGAGCTGGGCATCGGCCAGGGCGCGGCCGGCGGGGTGGAGCAGTCGCGGGCCATCGCCCGCCGGTTCCGCACCGGGGTGCTGCGCTCGGTCGACCCGGCCACCGGGCTGGCCCGCGACCTCGACCTGCGCACCGGCGGGTGGCTGGACGTGGAGAGCGCGGCCGGCTTCGCCCCGCTGCTGTGCGGTGGGGACGACGCCCTGACCCGGCGGCAGCGCGACCTGCTGCTGGGCCCCCGCTGGTGCGGGCACTCGCGGCTGCGCTGGCCGGTGGTGCCCTCGGTGTCGCCGGCCTCGCCGGCGTTCCGCGGGGAGAAGTACTGGCGCGGCCCGCAGTGGCCGGTGCTCAACTGGCTGATGGCCTGGGCGCTGAACCGGTCCGGTGAGCAGGAGGCGGCCAACCAGCTGCGGCTGGCCGGGTTGTCCCAGCTCGTCGACTGCGACTTCGCCGAGTACTACCAGCCGATGACCGGCGAGACGCTGGGCAGCCGCGACCAGTCCTGGACGGCGGCGATCGCGCTGGACTTCCTGGCCGCCCGGCGCCCGGCGCAGCGCCGCCCGGTGCGCTGGCTGACCAGCGAGCTGCCGCGGATCACCCCGGCGCAGCGGGCAGCCAACGCCGCGGGCCTGCACCCGGGCCACGTCGCCGGGCACCGGCCGCCGCACACCCGGGGCCCCGCGACGGCGCCGGACGGCCACCTGCCCTGA
- a CDS encoding FAD-dependent oxidoreductase yields MSTPVLVAVDDHPDLLRDVERELRNRYAADYRICCLSSADDALATLDRLAAAGDEVALVLAGEELDGRPGTALLAQVPRTFPQAERVLLVAWGRVGDPASGDAIFEAISRGRMDHYVVRPGGPPDEYFHQAVTSFLLRWAESGHRTPHAVHVVGESWSGRAYELRAVLERCALPHRFLLADSAEGRALLGGARLRFPLMVMPNGHVLEDPSDIDIARASGTAVAPDRDEYDLVVVGGGPAGLSASVYGASEGLRTLMIDSGGIGGQATTSSSIRNYLGFPRGVSGGELARRAYEQAWVFGTRFALMQQVTSLAREPDGVVVSLATGGVVVAGAVVLATGASYRRLDVPSLEALRGSGVVYGAAASEAPLVADEDVYVVGGANSAGQAVLHLARYARRATLVVRGTSLEAGMSHYLVQQIRATPNVAVRTGTEVVGGGGDCRLDHLVLRSRTTGEEETVAAAALFLMIGAQPHTEWLPPTVERDPDGFVLTGADLSARGLDALGRPPLALETSLAGVLAVGDVRHGSVKRVASAVGEGSIAIRLVHRLLAA; encoded by the coding sequence GTGAGCACGCCTGTGCTCGTCGCGGTCGACGACCACCCGGACCTGCTCCGGGACGTCGAGCGGGAGCTGCGCAACCGGTACGCGGCGGACTACCGCATCTGCTGCCTGAGCTCGGCGGACGACGCCCTCGCCACGCTCGACCGGCTGGCCGCGGCCGGCGACGAGGTCGCCCTGGTGCTCGCCGGCGAGGAGCTCGACGGCCGGCCCGGCACCGCGCTGCTGGCGCAGGTGCCTCGCACGTTCCCGCAGGCCGAGCGGGTGCTGCTGGTGGCGTGGGGCCGGGTCGGGGACCCCGCCAGCGGCGACGCGATCTTCGAGGCGATCTCCCGCGGGCGGATGGACCACTACGTCGTCCGGCCGGGCGGACCGCCGGACGAGTACTTCCACCAGGCGGTGACCAGCTTCCTGCTGCGCTGGGCCGAGTCGGGGCACCGCACGCCGCACGCCGTCCACGTGGTCGGGGAGAGCTGGTCGGGCCGGGCCTACGAGCTGCGTGCGGTGCTCGAGCGGTGCGCCCTCCCGCACCGTTTCCTGCTCGCCGACTCCGCCGAGGGCCGCGCGCTGCTCGGCGGGGCGCGCCTGCGGTTCCCGCTGATGGTCATGCCGAACGGCCACGTGCTCGAGGACCCCAGCGACATCGACATCGCGCGGGCCTCGGGAACCGCGGTCGCCCCCGACCGCGACGAGTACGACCTCGTCGTCGTCGGCGGCGGACCGGCCGGGCTGTCGGCGTCGGTCTACGGCGCGTCCGAGGGGCTGCGCACCCTGATGATCGACTCCGGTGGCATCGGCGGGCAGGCCACGACGAGCTCCTCGATCCGCAACTACCTGGGCTTCCCCCGGGGCGTCAGCGGCGGTGAGCTGGCCCGGCGTGCCTACGAGCAGGCCTGGGTGTTCGGCACGCGCTTCGCCCTCATGCAGCAGGTGACCTCGCTGGCGCGGGAGCCGGACGGCGTCGTGGTCTCCCTGGCCACCGGCGGGGTCGTGGTCGCCGGTGCCGTGGTGCTGGCCACGGGGGCGAGCTACCGCCGGCTCGACGTCCCCTCCCTCGAGGCGCTGCGCGGGTCCGGGGTCGTGTACGGCGCCGCCGCCTCGGAGGCACCGCTGGTGGCCGACGAGGACGTCTACGTGGTCGGCGGCGCGAACTCCGCCGGCCAGGCGGTGCTGCACCTGGCCCGGTACGCCCGGCGGGCCACGCTCGTCGTCCGGGGCACGAGCCTGGAGGCGGGGATGTCGCACTACCTCGTGCAGCAGATCCGGGCGACCCCCAACGTCGCGGTGCGCACCGGCACGGAGGTCGTCGGCGGCGGGGGTGACTGCCGGCTCGACCACCTGGTGCTGCGCTCCCGGACCACCGGCGAGGAGGAGACGGTGGCCGCGGCCGCGCTGTTCCTCATGATCGGCGCGCAGCCGCACACCGAGTGGCTGCCCCCGACGGTGGAGCGCGACCCGGACGGCTTCGTCCTCACCGGCGCCGACCTGAGCGCGCGGGGCCTGGACGCGCTGGGCCGGCCCCCGCTGGCGCTCGAGACCAGCCTGGCCGGGGTGCTCGCGGTCGGCGACGTCCGGCACGGGTCGGTGAAGCGGGTCGCGTCCGCCGTCGGCGAGGGCTCCATCGCGATCCGGCTCGTCCACCGGCTGCTCGCCGCCTGA
- a CDS encoding MMPL family transporter, whose product MNAALDRLGRWCAHRHWAVLAVWVLVLAAVVLASRAWAGEFANDYSVPGSESAEGLAVLEEQFPQAGGYAGQIVFAASGDGAVADQQAAVSGAMTAVGALPDVLTATDPFAVPSSPLVSADGTVAYGPVSWSVVPGSLDEAYLDQLDDAVAPARAAGLEVEYGGGAGKIGHVTDDRDSEAIGLGIALVLLLVMFGSVVAALLPLVSAVASVLAGLSLVGLLAALWTFPDTAPTVATLLGLGVAVDYGLFLVARHRDQLDHGADVVTSAGRANATSGAAIVIAGSTVVVAILGLYVAGVPFVGAMGLAAAVVVAVAMLAALTLVPALLGLAGPRVLARRDRRARQAAVAADDDPATTAARLADLAARSDEAHERSAFARWGRRVSDRPLPWALLSTAVLVVLAIPVLSLQLGQVDAGTDPTTETDRRAYDLLAEGFGPGINGPLSVVVVVPDGTSPDDATTLLTNTATTLGQTPGVASVGAPNVDQAGDTAVLTVVPTTSPQDQATTELVQRLRSDVLPGVPADTFVVGTTAGYVDFTDKIAARMPWLILTVVALSFVLLTVAFRSVVIATKAAVLNLLSVGAAYGVVVAVFQWGWGSSWIGIEEDLPIPAFVPMLMFAIVFGLSMDYEVFLLSRVHEAWSATRDAHRSVAIGIGGTARVITTAAAVMVVVFSSFVLDPDPTVKMLAVGMAAAVLIDASVIRMVLVPAVMSLLGARAWWMPRWLERVVPDVDIEGSAHLARVADLVPAPRAGEEAVTPAEQRGPAG is encoded by the coding sequence GTGAACGCGGCGCTGGACCGGCTGGGCCGGTGGTGCGCCCACCGGCACTGGGCGGTGCTGGCGGTGTGGGTGCTGGTGCTGGCCGCGGTGGTGCTCGCCTCGCGGGCCTGGGCGGGGGAGTTCGCCAACGACTACTCGGTGCCCGGCAGCGAGTCCGCCGAGGGCCTGGCGGTGCTGGAGGAGCAGTTCCCCCAGGCGGGCGGCTACGCCGGGCAGATCGTCTTCGCCGCCTCCGGGGACGGGGCGGTCGCCGACCAGCAGGCCGCCGTCTCCGGCGCGATGACCGCGGTCGGCGCCCTGCCCGACGTCCTCACGGCGACCGACCCCTTCGCCGTCCCGAGCTCGCCGCTGGTCTCCGCCGACGGCACCGTGGCCTACGGCCCGGTGTCCTGGAGCGTCGTCCCCGGCTCGCTGGACGAGGCCTACCTCGACCAGCTGGACGACGCCGTCGCGCCCGCCCGCGCCGCCGGGCTCGAGGTCGAGTACGGCGGCGGCGCGGGGAAGATCGGCCACGTCACCGACGACCGGGACTCCGAGGCCATCGGCCTGGGCATCGCCCTGGTGCTGCTGCTGGTCATGTTCGGCTCGGTCGTGGCCGCCCTGCTGCCGCTGGTGTCCGCGGTGGCCAGCGTGCTCGCCGGCCTGTCGCTCGTCGGGCTGCTGGCGGCGCTGTGGACCTTCCCGGACACCGCGCCGACCGTGGCCACCCTGCTGGGCCTGGGCGTCGCGGTCGACTACGGGCTGTTCCTGGTCGCCCGGCACCGAGACCAGCTCGACCACGGCGCCGACGTGGTCACCTCGGCCGGCCGGGCCAACGCGACCTCCGGGGCGGCGATCGTGATCGCCGGCAGCACGGTGGTCGTCGCCATCCTCGGGCTCTACGTCGCCGGGGTGCCGTTCGTCGGCGCGATGGGGCTGGCGGCGGCGGTCGTGGTGGCCGTCGCGATGCTGGCCGCGCTCACCCTGGTGCCCGCGCTGCTGGGCCTGGCCGGACCCCGGGTGCTGGCCCGCCGCGACCGGCGGGCCCGGCAGGCCGCGGTCGCCGCCGACGACGACCCGGCGACCACCGCCGCCCGGCTCGCCGACCTCGCCGCGCGCAGCGACGAGGCCCACGAGCGCAGCGCCTTCGCCCGCTGGGGCCGCCGGGTGAGCGACCGGCCGCTGCCCTGGGCGCTGCTGTCGACCGCGGTGCTGGTGGTGCTGGCGATCCCGGTCCTCTCCCTGCAGCTCGGCCAGGTCGACGCCGGCACCGACCCGACCACGGAGACCGACCGGCGGGCCTACGACCTGCTCGCCGAGGGCTTCGGACCGGGCATCAACGGTCCGCTCTCCGTCGTCGTCGTGGTGCCCGACGGGACCTCGCCGGACGACGCGACGACGCTGCTGACGAACACCGCGACCACGCTCGGGCAGACCCCGGGGGTGGCCTCGGTCGGTGCGCCGAACGTGGACCAGGCCGGGGACACCGCCGTCCTGACCGTCGTCCCGACGACGTCACCGCAGGACCAGGCGACCACCGAGCTGGTGCAGCGGTTGCGGTCCGACGTGCTGCCGGGGGTCCCGGCGGACACCTTCGTGGTGGGGACGACGGCCGGGTACGTCGACTTCACCGACAAGATCGCCGCCCGGATGCCGTGGCTGATCCTCACCGTCGTCGCGTTGTCGTTCGTGCTGCTCACGGTGGCCTTCCGGTCGGTGGTGATCGCCACCAAGGCCGCGGTGCTCAACCTGCTGTCGGTGGGCGCGGCCTACGGCGTCGTGGTCGCCGTCTTCCAGTGGGGCTGGGGTTCGTCGTGGATCGGGATCGAGGAGGACCTGCCCATCCCCGCGTTCGTGCCGATGCTGATGTTCGCCATCGTGTTCGGGCTGTCGATGGACTACGAGGTCTTCCTGCTGTCCCGGGTGCACGAGGCGTGGTCGGCGACCCGGGACGCGCACCGCAGCGTCGCCATCGGCATCGGCGGCACGGCCCGGGTGATCACCACCGCGGCCGCGGTCATGGTCGTGGTCTTCAGCAGCTTCGTGCTCGACCCCGACCCGACGGTGAAGATGCTGGCCGTCGGGATGGCCGCCGCGGTGCTCATCGACGCCAGCGTGATCCGGATGGTGCTGGTGCCGGCGGTGATGTCGCTGCTCGGCGCCCGCGCCTGGTGGATGCCCCGGTGGCTGGAGCGGGTGGTGCCCGACGTCGACATCGAGGGCAGCGCGCACCTGGCCCGAGTCGCCGACCTGGTGCCCGCGCCCCGGGCGGGCGAGGAGGCGGTCACCCCCGCCGAGCAGCGGGGTCCGGCCGGCTGA